The Micromonospora sp. NBC_00421 DNA window CGAGGCCTCGCGGGCGCACGGCGGTGAGGTCGACCTGACGGTGCGGTGGTCGGAGTACGCGGCCACCGCACCGGCGGACACCCGCACGATCGTCGTCGGAGGGAAGGCCCGCCGGTCCGGGCTGTGGGTGGACGACGCCGCGGTGGCCGCGTACGTGGCCGCCCGGCCGGACCGGCTCATCGGGTACCTCGCCCTGGACCCCACCCAGCCCGAGTGGCGCGACGAGCTGGAGCACGGGCACCGCGACCTCGGGCTGCGCGGCATCAAGCTGATGCCGATGTACGCCGGCTTCGACCCCGCCGACCCCGCCCACGACGACCTGTACGCCTACGCCGAGCGGCACGGCCTGCCGCTGCTGGTGCACACCGGCACCACCTTCGTCTCCGCCGCGCCGCTGCGCTATGCCCTGCCGGTGCACCTCGACGAGGTCGCCATCCGCCACCCCGAGCTGCGCATGGTGCTGGCCCATCTGGGCCACCCGTACGAGGGGGAGTGCATCGCGGTCATCCGGAAGCACCCGCACGTCTACGCCGACGTCTCCGCGCTGCACTACCGTCCCTTCCAGCTCTGGCACAGCCTGCGGCTCGTCCAGGACTACGGCGTGTGGCACAAGCTGATGTTCGGCAGCGACTACCCCTTCACCACGGTCGACGCCTCGATCGAGGGGCTGCGGGCGGTGGGCCGAGTGCCCGGCATCCCCGGCCTCGACCCGCTCGACACCGAGCAGGTCGAGCAGCTGATCCACCGCCCGTCACTCGACCTGCTGGGGTTGGCATGACCCGCGTCACGCCCTCCTTCGACCTGTCCGGCCGGCTCGCCGTGGTGACCGGCGCCGCGCGAGGGCTCGGCGCCGCGTTCGCGGTCGGCCTCGCCTCGGCCGGTGCCGAGCTCGTGGTGGTGGACCGGCCCGGTGTCGACCTCGGCCCGGTAGTGGCCGCGGTGACCGAGCACGGCCGACCCTGCCACCCGTACCCGTTCGACCTGTCCGACACCGCGGCGATCGCCGCCTGGGTCGACGGGCTACGCCGTGACCGCGGCCCGGTGCACATCCTCGTGAACAACGCCGGCGTGGCCCGGTTGGAGCACTTCAACGAGATCACCGTCGCCGCGTGGCGCGAGGTGATGCGGGTGAACGTGGATGCCGTCTTCTTCCTCGCGCAGCGCGTCGCCGAGCACATGATCGCCGACGCGGTGGCCGGCCGCATCGTCAACATCTCCTCGAAGAACGGGCTGG harbors:
- a CDS encoding amidohydrolase family protein, with amino-acid sequence MIVDVHSHLFDCPDHVGDPFAAEASRAHGGEVDLTVRWSEYAATAPADTRTIVVGGKARRSGLWVDDAAVAAYVAARPDRLIGYLALDPTQPEWRDELEHGHRDLGLRGIKLMPMYAGFDPADPAHDDLYAYAERHGLPLLVHTGTTFVSAAPLRYALPVHLDEVAIRHPELRMVLAHLGHPYEGECIAVIRKHPHVYADVSALHYRPFQLWHSLRLVQDYGVWHKLMFGSDYPFTTVDASIEGLRAVGRVPGIPGLDPLDTEQVEQLIHRPSLDLLGLA
- a CDS encoding SDR family NAD(P)-dependent oxidoreductase, which encodes MTRVTPSFDLSGRLAVVTGAARGLGAAFAVGLASAGAELVVVDRPGVDLGPVVAAVTEHGRPCHPYPFDLSDTAAIAAWVDGLRRDRGPVHILVNNAGVARLEHFNEITVAAWREVMRVNVDAVFFLAQRVAEHMIADAVAGRIVNISSKNGLVAEAGLAHYNASKGAVELLTRSLAAELGPHGITANTIAPGMIATPIDGDFPLDRQAFEAAWQERIPLRGGYGTPADCVGALLLLASDAGRYITGTHLVVDGGVLADQMPRLRFMPPYRSTL